The Pectobacterium sp. A5351 genome contains the following window.
CAGCCCATGTACAGCGGATCGTTCAGGCGCTGCGGGTTGTTGGTACCGACATCCAGAACCACTGGCAGGGTGTAGGCCGGGCTGATACCGCCACACGCGGTGTACAGGGAAAGTTTACCGATTGGAATCCCCATACCACCAATGCCCTGGTCGCCCAGACCCAGAATACGTTCACCGTCGGTCACCACGATGACTTTCACGTTCTGTTTGGTGGCGTTTTGCAGCATATCGTCAATATGTGCGCGGTTAGGGTAGGAGATAAACAGGCCACGGGCGCGGCGATAGATATCGGAGAAGTGCTCACAGGCTTCGCCAACGGTCGGGGTGTAGATGATGGGCATCATCTCACTGAGGTGACCGTCCAACAGGCGGTAGAACAGGGTTTCGTTGGTATCCTGAATGTTGCGTAGGTAAACGTGCTTTTCAATATCGTGCTTGAATTCCTGATACTGACGCCAGGCGCGTTCTGCCTGTTCTTCGATGGTTTCGACGGCTTCAGGCAGCAGACCATGCAGGTTAAAGTTAGCGCGTTCTTCTTCGGTAAATGCGCTGCCTTTATTCAGCAGGGGGAATTCAAGCAAGATTGGACCAGCGTAGGGAATATGGAGAGGACGTTTGCTTTCGTATTCTAATTCCATGGCTTTTTACTCTTCGGATAGCAAAAAAGAAACTCAGGTGTTGTCGATAAGAAACTGCTGCGAATCTTAAATTACCCAGAGAATATGTACAGAAATTGTTAATTAAAATAGTTACAGATGGCTTGCATCTTAGTCGAAATGCAGGCTTTATCGATTCACCTCTCTTTTTTCACCCTTCCCATTGCTGAAAGTCTGCGCTTATCGCTGTTACTATTCCTCAATAAAGTGGTGTTCAACATCGGTGCAGCCCAATTCGGCCAGCATAATTTGAGAAATTGCCCAGTGGCTGACAACCGCATTGCGACGTTCAACGACAACGGCATGTTTCACCGTGCACAGATCTTCGCCGGCAAGGTTCATCAGATTTAACACGGCTTGCAAAGGTGGCAGGCTAGGATTGAACGCCGCATTTTCCGCATAGCGTCCGGTATAGGTGTTGCCGCCTGATGTCTCCAACGCAATACCGCTAATGGCTTTGCTGTAGGGTGCATGGCTACGGTTGGCGGCATCCAGCGCCTGACGCGCAAGTGCATTCACATTCTGCAAGGTTGCACCGTGGTTGACGTCATCCATCAGTAAAGTATCGATGTGTAGATCGACGGGGCCAAAGGAATCTGGCAGATAGTGGCTGAGCACGGCGGGCTGGCGACCCGGTAGTTGAATCCGCAGCGATGCCGCATTGCGCAATTCGTTCATAAACTGGCGGCAGTGTCCGCATGGCGTGTAGTTCACGGTGACGGCTTGTAATCCGCGCTCATTGCGCAGCCAGGCATGGCTGACGGCGCTTTGTTCGGCATGCACCGTTTGCTGAAGCTGAACGGCGCTGAACTCCATGTTGGCACCAAAGTAGAAATTGCCGCTAAGCCCTTGCGCAATCGCGCCAACCTGAAAATTCGAGATAGGCGCTTGTGCGCAGGCGGCTGCCAGCGGCAATAGCGCAAAGGCTAATGTATCGGTGTCTAACTGGCTGGCTTCACCGACGGCATTCACCTCGTCCGCGGTTAGCATGGCGGCGAAATCCGGTTTATCGAGCAATGGGCGGATCGCGGCTTGCAGACTGGCAGGTAATTGCTGGAAGGCGTTTTCAAATCGTGGATGCATAGTGGCTTACTCTTTTTACCCGTCAATAACATCATGTTAGGTAGCAGAGTAGCAATAATTTGTGATCAAAATCTCTTTGTTGAATGAAATGGATGCAAATTAACTTCTAAATGCGAGATGTATCTCAATTTTATAGTGGGCGGTGTGAAATACACACCGTCCCTATTTGGCCTTAACTAACGACGAGCAGGAGTACAGGGAAGACGAACGGCGCTATCAACGACGTGATGATCCCGCAGATGACCAGCGCCAGTGAACTGAATGCCCCTTCCTGATAATCAACCTCCGCGCAGCGCGCCGTGCCGAGGGCATGCGAAGCGGTGCCCATCGACAACCCGCGAGCAGCTTTGGTTTTGATGCCCACGCGGTTGAACAGGCTGTGGCCTAATACGGCGCCGAGAATGCCGACAAAAATCACGCAGACGGCGCTGATAGCGGGGATACCGCCAATAGAACTAGCGACGGCCATCGCAATGGGGGTGGTGACTGATTTAGGCAGCACTGAGGCGGCGATTTCCGGCGAGGCCCCCATCCACAGCGCTACCAGCGTACCGGAAATAATGGCTGCCAGACTGCCGATGAAGCACACGCTGATGATCGATTTCCAGCGGGCGCGAATTTGGTGCAACTGTTCATAAAGGGGGAACGCCAGTGCGACCACTGCCGGTTGCAGCAGGTCGTTAAGGACTTTGCTGCCTTGAAAATAGTGCTCGTAGGGAATCTTCAACACCAACAGCAGCGGGATAATAATCGCCATCGACACCAGTAGCGGATTCAACAAGGAGATCCTGGTCAGCACGGCCAGTTTACGCGCGGTGAAAAACACAATCAGGGTGAGAGGGAGTGACCACCACAAATAGCTGAACATTATTCTTTATCCTTCGGCGGTGTGCGGTCACTGGCCATGGTGCTTTCACGCTGCATTACCTGAGTA
Protein-coding sequences here:
- the cdd gene encoding cytidine deaminase, giving the protein MHPRFENAFQQLPASLQAAIRPLLDKPDFAAMLTADEVNAVGEASQLDTDTLAFALLPLAAACAQAPISNFQVGAIAQGLSGNFYFGANMEFSAVQLQQTVHAEQSAVSHAWLRNERGLQAVTVNYTPCGHCRQFMNELRNAASLRIQLPGRQPAVLSHYLPDSFGPVDLHIDTLLMDDVNHGATLQNVNALARQALDAANRSHAPYSKAISGIALETSGGNTYTGRYAENAAFNPSLPPLQAVLNLMNLAGEDLCTVKHAVVVERRNAVVSHWAISQIMLAELGCTDVEHHFIEE
- a CDS encoding CidB/LrgB family autolysis modulator gives rise to the protein MFSYLWWSLPLTLIVFFTARKLAVLTRISLLNPLLVSMAIIIPLLLVLKIPYEHYFQGSKVLNDLLQPAVVALAFPLYEQLHQIRARWKSIISVCFIGSLAAIISGTLVALWMGASPEIAASVLPKSVTTPIAMAVASSIGGIPAISAVCVIFVGILGAVLGHSLFNRVGIKTKAARGLSMGTASHALGTARCAEVDYQEGAFSSLALVICGIITSLIAPFVFPVLLLVVS